Proteins encoded within one genomic window of Hahella chejuensis KCTC 2396:
- a CDS encoding carbohydrate porin, with the protein MNNKYFMKTLPLAVSLALGISQAHAEFGIGANIELDTDIIDSKDGDTTFEQGGRIEVNVTGKTELNGYFVEGKGSGLLKKSGDAATDDMWVKFGNDTWDVQAGRFEAVNLFPLGKDTVVAHAGSGKGAFVYEANMVRGRAGDDGGQFALHVRPGSNLSFELATIWGDASTAGGSDGDDTTSFSGYRPSVTYATDSFSITAGYESLSYDIDATTEVDKSGFALTGNLNVGGASINLNAARGEDDSNDNTITSLGANVTYGNFGLGLVHSVSDINADEDPTVSTLYVAYTLPLFNIENASITFAGSTSKADDLTDGGDDDLNKIRTRINYTF; encoded by the coding sequence ATGAATAATAAGTATTTCATGAAGACTTTGCCTCTGGCGGTCTCCCTTGCGCTGGGTATCTCACAAGCACACGCGGAATTTGGCATCGGCGCCAACATCGAGCTCGATACAGACATCATCGACAGTAAAGACGGCGACACCACCTTCGAGCAAGGCGGCCGTATTGAAGTGAATGTGACCGGCAAAACCGAACTCAATGGTTATTTCGTAGAAGGCAAGGGATCAGGCCTGTTGAAGAAAAGCGGCGATGCCGCCACCGACGATATGTGGGTGAAATTCGGTAACGACACCTGGGACGTGCAGGCTGGGCGCTTTGAAGCCGTGAACCTGTTCCCTCTGGGTAAAGACACCGTCGTCGCACATGCTGGCAGCGGCAAAGGCGCCTTTGTGTACGAAGCCAACATGGTGCGTGGTCGCGCAGGTGACGATGGCGGGCAATTCGCGCTGCATGTTCGTCCCGGCTCCAACCTCAGTTTCGAACTGGCGACTATCTGGGGCGACGCATCGACGGCTGGCGGCAGCGATGGCGACGACACCACTTCTTTTTCCGGCTACCGTCCGAGCGTAACTTACGCAACTGACAGCTTCAGCATCACCGCTGGTTATGAATCTCTGAGCTATGATATCGACGCAACCACAGAGGTCGATAAATCAGGTTTCGCATTAACCGGAAACCTTAACGTTGGCGGAGCGAGTATCAACCTGAACGCAGCCCGCGGAGAAGACGATTCAAACGATAATACGATCACCAGTTTGGGCGCCAACGTCACCTACGGTAACTTCGGCCTGGGTCTCGTACACTCTGTCTCCGATATCAATGCTGACGAAGACCCCACCGTATCCACCCTCTACGTGGCGTACACCCTGCCTTTGTTCAATATAGAAAACGCCAGCATCACCTTTGCAGGATCTACCTCCAAAGCTGACGACCTGACTGACGGCGGAGACGACGACCTCAACAAAATAAGGACTCGCATTAACTACACTTTCTAA
- a CDS encoding substrate-binding periplasmic protein: protein MSLTKLVSLALLIATGLPIQFSRAEDLHLTLAAAEEVEPYVYHSEDGETTGIDYEIVRETLTRAGVRFDLKSFPRPRITLMLGQGALDGLLTTTGYNDKDALNALWLSSPLYTSTVSTFIRKKKAAEEEAGVGNDRLKNCRQVGVLRGFNYRFPSLDMTHFKSVVEVNGAEQLVKLTMYGRVDCAITEDITFMYQARRLGYFNDVTIVDEVVNRPVVIALSRQLVDANKGLDTRINQVIEDLKSRDVIDNIIIKYLSLGAH from the coding sequence ATGTCCTTAACTAAGCTGGTGAGCTTGGCTCTACTGATAGCGACTGGTTTGCCGATACAGTTCAGTCGCGCCGAGGATCTCCATTTGACTTTGGCCGCCGCCGAGGAGGTGGAGCCTTACGTCTATCATTCCGAAGACGGTGAAACGACTGGGATTGATTACGAAATAGTGCGTGAGACGTTGACTCGCGCAGGAGTTCGGTTTGACCTGAAAAGCTTCCCCCGGCCTCGGATTACCCTCATGTTGGGACAGGGGGCTCTGGATGGGCTGCTGACCACGACCGGCTATAATGACAAAGACGCGCTCAACGCCTTGTGGCTTTCATCGCCGCTGTACACATCGACTGTATCCACGTTTATTCGCAAGAAAAAAGCGGCGGAAGAGGAGGCGGGCGTGGGGAATGACAGACTGAAAAATTGCCGTCAGGTAGGCGTCTTGCGCGGTTTCAATTATCGTTTTCCCAGTTTGGATATGACGCACTTCAAGAGTGTGGTGGAGGTGAACGGCGCAGAGCAGTTGGTCAAGCTGACCATGTATGGCCGCGTAGATTGCGCGATAACGGAAGACATTACCTTCATGTATCAGGCGCGCAGACTTGGCTATTTCAATGACGTAACCATTGTTGATGAAGTCGTCAATCGCCCAGTGGTGATCGCTTTGTCGCGACAGCTCGTTGACGCCAACAAGGGTCTGGATACACGCATCAATCAAGTGATCGAGGACTTGAAGTCCCGTGACGTCATCGACAACATCATTATCAAATATCTGAGTCTCGGAGCGCATTGA
- a CDS encoding methyl-accepting chemotaxis protein, with amino-acid sequence MIIPAIAVLGFITNLVFNHSINASNTERLDQIQQLYFPVVQSSKTNMSRLSRLEEVFNTSVSVGEADMLEAARNTYRQMIADIDEQKQLWPSQVAAIEQCRTLLDRYFNKAMKVSEGMLDGSLDPSQIAGEVAQMRDFLKQTSEQLSQFNAQALDAFNKTVGDSHSASQEAFAITATTSGVAIAIILFISASIISLILKNLRLMRNSLQDIAQGEGDLTKRIPLSSRDEVGELVHWFNIFMDKLHGSINQIVSIFEPLARMSGDLSSMTSVTSRLADEQEKATDEVTTAVEHMLHNVQSIAHNASQAAAEAVSANEEAKLGREVVNQTVATINSLADDVEKASDVIRRLESYTVNVGSILDVIKGIAEQTNLLALNAAIEAARAGEQGRGFAVVADEVRTLASKTQESTKEIQTVIEELQSASLGAVNAMTHSQKQANESVDQAAKTDASLEKITDKVASITKMNSEIALATEEQQNVSASINDTIVEIKSNARSAAETVHSVDETAHALQQISRKLKEVTGQFKV; translated from the coding sequence ATGATTATCCCGGCTATCGCCGTGCTGGGATTCATTACCAACCTGGTTTTTAATCACAGTATCAACGCCAGTAACACAGAACGCCTGGATCAGATACAGCAGCTCTATTTTCCTGTCGTTCAGTCATCCAAAACCAATATGTCTCGCCTGAGCAGACTGGAAGAAGTATTTAATACTTCTGTATCCGTGGGTGAAGCGGATATGCTGGAAGCCGCCCGCAACACTTATCGGCAGATGATCGCGGACATCGACGAGCAAAAACAGCTTTGGCCGTCGCAAGTCGCCGCGATTGAGCAATGCAGGACCTTGCTTGACCGCTACTTCAACAAAGCGATGAAAGTCTCGGAGGGAATGCTGGACGGCTCATTAGACCCGTCCCAGATTGCTGGCGAAGTAGCGCAAATGCGGGACTTCCTTAAACAAACCTCCGAGCAGTTGAGCCAATTCAATGCGCAGGCGCTGGACGCCTTCAACAAAACCGTGGGGGATTCCCATTCCGCCTCGCAAGAAGCCTTCGCCATCACAGCGACCACCAGCGGCGTCGCCATAGCCATCATTCTGTTCATCTCCGCCAGCATTATTTCATTGATCCTTAAAAATCTCCGCCTGATGCGTAACTCATTGCAGGATATCGCTCAAGGTGAAGGCGATCTGACCAAACGCATCCCCCTAAGCAGTCGAGATGAAGTGGGTGAGTTAGTGCACTGGTTTAACATTTTCATGGACAAGCTGCACGGTAGCATTAACCAGATCGTGAGTATATTTGAGCCGCTTGCACGGATGTCCGGGGACCTTAGCTCGATGACTTCCGTCACCTCTCGCCTGGCGGACGAGCAGGAAAAAGCGACGGATGAGGTGACCACCGCCGTCGAACATATGTTGCATAACGTACAAAGCATCGCCCACAACGCGTCGCAGGCGGCGGCTGAAGCCGTAAGCGCCAACGAGGAGGCGAAGCTGGGACGGGAAGTGGTGAATCAGACAGTAGCGACCATCAATTCGCTGGCGGATGATGTTGAAAAAGCCTCTGACGTCATTCGTCGTCTGGAAAGCTACACCGTCAATGTTGGAAGTATTCTGGACGTCATCAAAGGCATTGCTGAACAAACTAATTTGTTGGCGCTGAACGCCGCCATTGAGGCCGCCAGAGCAGGAGAGCAGGGGCGCGGCTTCGCAGTAGTCGCAGACGAAGTACGCACCCTGGCGTCCAAAACCCAAGAGTCCACCAAAGAAATCCAGACCGTTATCGAAGAATTGCAAAGCGCCTCATTAGGCGCTGTCAACGCTATGACCCACAGCCAGAAGCAAGCCAATGAGAGCGTGGATCAGGCGGCGAAAACTGACGCCTCGTTGGAAAAAATCACCGACAAAGTCGCTTCCATCACCAAAATGAACTCTGAAATCGCCTTAGCGACAGAAGAGCAGCAGAACGTCTCAGCCTCCATTAACGATACTATCGTAGAGATCAAATCCAACGCCAGATCCGCTGCGGAAACCGTACACTCAGTGGATGAAACCGCCCATGCGTTGCAACAAATTTCCAGGAAGTTAAAGGAGGTGACCGGCCAATTCAAAGTTTGA